In Raphanus sativus cultivar WK10039 chromosome 5, ASM80110v3, whole genome shotgun sequence, the following proteins share a genomic window:
- the LOC108856339 gene encoding uncharacterized protein LOC108856339, translating into MAVFGGANLGSVSFSSHLLNQQSCFLSCPLRLPSSSSSSSNRTSLLCVVKSFSGSVTADTDTSSDQSLLRDTSNDAGPSRMSTDWKLAKAYCKSGDTFEGEVEGFNGGGLLIRFHSLVGFLPYPQLSPSRSCKEPQKSIHEIAKTLVGSILPVKVVQADEENKKLILSEKLALWPKYSQNVNVGDVFTGRVGSVEDYGAFIHMRFDDGLYHLTGLVHVSEVSWDYVQDVRDVLRDGDEVRVIVTNIDKEKSRITLSIKQLEDDPLLETLDKVILKDSSGGSPSLSSNNGDSIEPLTGLETILEELLQEDGIEAVKINRQGFEKRVVSQDLQLWLSNTPPSEGKFVLLARAGRQVQEIHLTTSLDQQGIKKALQRVLERVP; encoded by the exons ATGGCGGTTTTCGGTGGCGCTAATCTTGGTTCTGTTTCCTTCTCCTCTCATCTGCTCAACCAACAGTCTTGTTTTCTCTCTTGCCCTCTTAGACTcccctcttcttcctcctcttcttcaaaTAGAACCTCTCTCCTCTGCGTCGTCAAGTCCTTCTCAGGCTCCGTAACCGCCGATACCGATACAAGTTCCGATCAATCCCTTCTCCGGGATACCTCCAACGACGCCGGACCTTCTCGG ATGTCTACTGATTGGAAGCTGGCAAAAGCTTATTGTAAGAGTGGTGACACGTTTGAAGGCGAAGTCGAAGGCTTTAATGGTGGTGGCTTGCTTATTCGCTTTCATTCTCTTGTTGGGTTTCTTCCTTATCCACAGTTAAGCCCTTCTCGTTCTTGTAAAG AGCCTCAGAAAAGCATTCACGAGATAGCTAAGACTCTGGTCGGCTCAATACTTCCTGTTAAA GTTGTTCAAGCTGATGAGGAGAACAAGAAGTTGATCTTATCTGAGAAGTTAGCACTGTGGCCAAAGTACTCACAAAACGTTAACGTGGGGGATGTATTTACCGGAAGAGTAGGTTCTGTTGAGGACTATGGTGCATTTATCCACATGCGCTTCGATGATG GTCTTTATCATCTAACCGGACTAGTCCATGTCTCTGAGGTCTCGTGGGATTACGTTCAAGATGTTAGAGATGTGTTACGTGATGGTGATGAGGTTCGGGTTATTGTCACAAATATCGACAA AGAGAAATCAAGGATCACACTATCCATCAAACAACTGGAAGATGATCCTCTTCTAGAGACATTGGACAAAGTGATTTTaaag GACAGCTCTGGTGGATCTCCTTCACTAAGCTCGAACAATGGGGATTCAATTGAACCTCTTACAGGTCTAGAAACTATACTTGAAGAGCTACTGCAAGAAGACGG AATAGAAGCTGTGAAAATCAACCGGCAAGGATTTGAGAAAAGAGTGGTTTCACAAGACCTACAACTTTGGCTCTCAAAT ACACCACCTTCGGAAGGAAAGTTTGTTCTTCTTGCACGTGCTGGAAGACAG GTACAAGAGATACATTTGACAACGTCTCTTGATCAACAAGGAATCAAGAAAGCGTTACAGCGAGTACTAGAACGCGTCCCCTAA
- the LOC130512657 gene encoding transcription factor ORG3-like: MRPLGPVFPNFGWVSKEEYERDNLVEDDHSNCTSPDSSLGVSESSEGNRINNNSAVIKKLIHNANERNRRKKTNSLFSTLRSCLPGSDENLSNPRTISRSMQYIPELKEQVKKLTQKKEDILVRISGQRGSYVMPQPKVASSYVSTVFATELTDTEVMVQISSSKNHNFSIYNVLSGLEEDGFVLVDVSSSSCWGERLFYTLHLQVDKVDSYKLICEDLSRRVLFLFEKCGKLV; encoded by the exons ATGCGTCCATTAGGCCCAGTGTTCCCAAATTTTGGGTGGGTGTCGAAGGAAGAGTACGAGAGAGACAACCTCGTCGAAGATGACCATAGTAACTGCACGTCTCCTGATTCCAGCTTAGGGGTTTCTGAATCGTCTGAGGGAAATAGAATAAACAACAATTCTGCCGTGATCAAGAAGCTTATTCACAATGCTAATGAGCGTAACCGTCGCAAGAAAACCAACTCTTTGTTCTCAACTCTTCGTTCATGTCTTCCAGGCTCTGATGAGAAC CTAAGTAATCCTCGGACGATTTCGCGGAGCATGCAGTACATACCGGAGTTGAAAGAGCAAGTGAAGAAGCTAACACAAAAGAAGGAAGACATCTTGGTGCGAATATCGGGTCAAAGAGGAAGTTACGTTATGCCGCAGCCAAAGGTAGCTTCTAGTTATGTCTCCACCGTTTTTGCGACTGAGCTTACAGACACCGAAGTCATGGTTCAAATCTCATCGTCCAAGAATCATAATTTTTCGATATATAATGTGTTGAGTGGATTAGAAGAAGATGGGTTTGTTCTCGTGGATGTTTCATCTTCGAGTTGTTGGGGAGAACGACTCTTCTATACTTTGCATCTTCAAGTGGATAAGGTTGATAGTTACAAGCTAATTTGCGAAGACTTAAGTCGAAGGGTTTTGTTCTTGTTTGAGAAATGTGGAAAACTCGTTTAA
- the LOC130512434 gene encoding transcription factor ORG3-like, which yields MRALDPPLFPNCGRASTGEYESYNLVRDNYKISTFLDFPVPKTYGVLHHQTSLGASVSSEGNGINNNSVVIKKLNHNANERNRRKKTNSLFSSLRSCLPSSYAPKKLSIPQTISRSVQYIPELKEEVKNLIQKKEDLLLRESGQRGRYAKQQPKVVASYFSTVLATKLRDNEVMVQISSSKIRNFSIYNVLSGLEKDGFVLVDISSSSSRAKQLFYTLHLQVDKMDNYKLICEDLSQRILYLYEECGNSFK from the exons ATGCGTGCATTGGACCCTCCATTGTTCCCAAACTGTGGACGGGCGTCAACGGGAGAGTACGAGAGCTACAACCTCGTCCGAGATAACTATAAAATCAGCACGTTTCTTGATTTTCCGGTACCTAAGACGTATGGAGTGCTACATCATCAGACCAGCTTAGGGGCTTCTGTTTCGTCCGAGGGAAATGGAATAAATAACAATTCGGTCGTGATCAAGAAGCTAAATCACAATGCTAATGAGCGTAACCGTCGCAAGAAAACCAACtctttgttctcatctcttcgTTCATGTCTTCCAAGCTCATATGCGCCG AAGAAGCTAAGTATTCCTCAGACGATTTCTAGGAGCGTGCAGTACATACCGGAGCTGAAAGAGGAAGTGAAGAACCTAATACAAAAGAAGGAAGACCTCTTGTTGCGAGAATCGGGTCAAAGAGGACGTTACGCTAAGCAGCAACCAAAGGTGGTTGCTAGTTATTTCTCCACAGTTCTTGCGACTAAGCTTAGAGATAACGAAGTGATGGTCCAAATCTCATCGTCCAAGATTCGTAATTTTTCGATATATAATGTTTTGAGTGGGCTAGAAAAAGATGGGTTTGTTCTCGTTGATATTTCATCTTCGAGTTCTCGAGCAAAACAGCTCTTCTACACCTTGCATCTCCAAGTGGACAAAATGGATAATTACAAGCTAATTTGCGAAGATCTAAGTCAAAGGATCTTGTACTTGTATGAGGAATGTGGAAATTCGTTTAAATAA
- the LOC130512706 gene encoding probable magnesium transporter NIPA4: MAESGGGWRDSYRGMSSDNVKGLVLAISSSLFIGASFIVKKKGLKKAASTGPRAGDDLGFAIIPTSLALDWSGGGGGSDLQSAGIRYFRSKYWVSH; encoded by the exons ATGGCAGAATCAGGAGGAGGGTGGCGCGATTCGTATAGGGGAATGTCGTCTGATAACGTAAAGGGTTTGGTGTTGGCAATCTCTTCTAGTCTGTTCATCGGAGCTAGCTTCATCGTCAAGAAGAAAGGTCTCAAGAAAGCCGCCTCCACCGGCCCTAGGGCTG GTGATGATCTTGGCTTTGCTATCATCCCTACGTCTTTGGCTTTGGACTGgtctggtggtggtggtggttcggACTTGCAGAGTGCAG GAATTCGCTACTTTAGAAGCAAGTATTGGGTTTCACACTGA
- the LOC108805335 gene encoding transcription factor bHLH77 translates to MENESIKYLPLGQSDPFGNEGTIGDLLGRFCNNNPPQEISLISPAGIRFPPYPGGHFGSDQLTGQDSNKSSLLDPADSDHRVQTPKPNSRKRKSIPVSVSGGNGKDSPASSSLTASNSKVSGGEIVGSKRSKQDEAGSSKNVIDNKDDAKPPEPPKDYIHVRARRGQATDSHSLAERARREKISERMTLLQDLVPGCNRITGKAVMLDEIINYVQSLQRQVEFLSMKLATINPRMEFNPNAALSTEMIQPGESLTQSLYAMACSEQRLPSGYYSLAKNMPRFSDTLFPSSDGFVQAEPQGFWENDLQSVVQMGFGDVQQQSSNNNSCSEPTLQMKLEQ, encoded by the exons atggagaatgAAAGTATAAAGTACTTACCTTTGGGTCAGAGCGATCCCTTTGGCAACGAAGGAACCATCGGCGATCTCCTCGGCAGATTCTGCAACAACAACCCTCCTCAAGAGATCTCCCTCATCTCACCTGCTGGGATCCGCTTCCCTCCTTATCCGGGGGGTCACTTCGGATCCGATCAGCTAACAGGACAAGACAGCAACAAGAGCTCCTTGCTGGATCCAGCAGATTCGGATCATCGAGTTCAGACACCGAAACCAAACTCCAGGAAGAGAAAGTCTATCCCTGTTTCTGTTTCTGGAGGTAATGGCAAGGACTCTCCTGCTTCCTCCTCTCTCACAGCTTCCAATTCTAAG GTTTCAGGAGGAGAGATTGTTGGATCCAAGAGAAGCAAGCAGGATGAAGCTGGAAGCAGCAAGAACGTAATAGACAATAAGGATGATGCAAAGCCTCCTGAGCCCCCCAAAGATTACATTCATGTTAGGGCTAGAAGGGGTCAAGCAACAGATAGCCACAGCCTCGCTGAAAGA GCAAGAAGAGAGAAGATCAGCGAGAGGATGACTTTGCTTCAGGATCTGGTTCCTGGTTGCAACCGGATAACTGGGAAAGCAGTTATGCTTGATGAAATCATCAACTATGTGCAGTCCTTGCAGAGACAAGTCGAG TTCTTGTCGATGAAGCTGGCTACTATAAATCCAAGGATGGAGTTTAACCCTAATGCCGCTTTATCCACAGAG ATGATTCAACCGGGAGAGTCATTAACGCAGTCTCTTTACGCAATGGCTTGCTCAGAGCAAAGACTTCCATCTGGATACTATTCTCTTGCCAAGAACATGCCTAGATTCTCAGACACGCTATTCCCCTCTAGTGACGGATTTGTTCAAGCTGAG CCACAGGGATTCTGGGAAAATGATCTGCAAAGCGTTGTTCAGATGGGTTTTGGAGATGTCCAGCAACagagcagcaacaacaacagtt gttcTGAGCCAACACTACAGATGAAACTTGAGCAATGA
- the LOC108858203 gene encoding glycosyl hydrolase 5 family protein-like → MARTINLSLILLFISCIPNLTTSYSLSTKSRWIVDEKGQRVKLACVNWPAHLQPAVAEGLSKQPLDSISKKIVSMGFNCVRLTWPLDLMTNDTLALKITVKQSFESLNLFDDVLGIQTHNPKILNLPIFNAFQEVVSNLGQNGLMVVLDNHLTYPGWCCSDNDLDAFFGYPNFDPVVWAKGLSKMATLFRNVTNVIGMSLRNEPRGTRDYPDLWFRFMPKGAEAVHAANPEVLVILSGIDFDTNLSFLRDRFFNVSFTDKLVFEQHWYSFSDGGDTWVKHNSNDICAKIIEKVTNNGGFLLDRGFPLILSEFGTDERGVDISGNRYMNCLVAWAAEKDLDWAVWALTGDYYLRTGTKHMVETYGVLDATWKNVRNSTYLQKLSGIQHPFRGPGLQDKKLLFHPHTGLCVTNNHSGNIPTLRLEQCTKSESSTFNPKEGVLWINKMCIETPDVAGEKVKLGVGTKCSNLGQISATKMHLSFKTNKGVLLCLDVDEGNNSIVANPCKCLTKDASCDPASQWFKVL, encoded by the exons ATGGCGAGAACCATCAATTTGTCtctcatattattatttatttcttgtATTCCAAATCTAACCACAAGCTATTCGCTCTCCACAAAATCTCGATGGATCGTGGACGAGAAAGGGCAAAGGGTGAAGTTAGCCTGTGTAAACTGGCCAGCTCATCTCCAGCCCGCAGTGGCTGAAGGGCTAAGCAAACAACCATTAGACTCTATCTCCAAGAAGATTGTCTCGATGGGATTTAACTGCGTTAGGCTCACTTGGCCTCTTGATTTGATGACAAATGACACATTGGCTCTTAAAATCACGGTCAAACAGTCTTTTGAAAGTTTGAACTTGTTTGATGATGTTCTTGGGATTCAAACTCATAACCCCAAAATCCTTAACCTTCCCATATTCAATGCATTCCAG GAAGTGGTTTCAAACCTAGGACAAAATGGGTTGATGGTGGTACTAGACAACCATTTGACGTATCCAGGTTGGTGTTGTAGCGACAACGACCTCGACGCTTTCTTCGGCTACCCTAACTTCGATCCCGTTGTTTGGGCCAAGGGTCTGAGCAAGATGGCTACTCTTTTCCGAAATGTGACTAATGTCATTGGCATGAGCCTTAGGAACGAGCCACGTGGTACTAGAGACTACCCTGACCTCTGGTTCAG GTTCATGCCAAAAGGAGCAGAAGCAGTGCACGCCGCAAACCCCGAAGTATTAGTCATCCTCTCTGGCATAGACTTCGACACAAACCTCTCTTTCCTTCGTGACCGCTTCTTCAATGTCAGTTTTACCGATAAACTCGTCTTTGAGCAACATTGGTACAGCTTCTCCGACGGCGGTGACACGTGGGTAAAACACAACTCCAACGATATTTGCGCCAAAATCATCGAGAAAGTCACAAATAACGGAGGATTCTTGCTCGACAGAGGCTTTCCTTTGATCTTGAGTGAGTTTGGGACTGACGAGAGAGGCGTTGACATCAGCGGAAACCGGTATATGAATTGTTTGGTGGCTTGGGCCGCGGAGAAGGATTTGGATTGGGCGGTTTGGGCATTAACCGGTGATTATTATCTGAGAACCGGTACAAAACATATGGTTGAGACTTATGGTGTCTTGGATGCTACTTGGAAAAACGTCAGAAACTCTACTTACTTGCAGAAACTCTCCGGAATTCAACATCCATTTAGAG GACCCGGTTTACAAGACAAAAAGCTTCTCTTCCACCCACACACAGGCTTATGCGTCACCAATAACCACTCAGGCAATATACCCACACTTCGACTAGAACAATGCACTAAATCGGAGTCATCAACCTTTAATCCCAAAGAAGGCGTTCTTTGGATCAATAAAATGTGCATCGAAACTCCAGATGTTGCTGGAGAAAAGGTGAAGCTTGGAGTTGGCACTAAGTGCTCCAACTTAGGACAAATCTCGGCTACTAAGATGCATTTGTCGTTTAAGACAAATAAGGGTGTGTTGCTATGTCTTGATGTGGATGAAGGTAACAACAGCATTGTCGCTAACCCTTGCAAGTGTTTGACCAAGGATGCTTCGTGTGATCCAGCGAGCCAGTGGTTCAAAGTtctttaa
- the LOC108825371 gene encoding AP-1 complex subunit gamma-1-like, with amino-acid sequence MHSIFSGTRLRDMIRSIRACKTVAKERGVARKECADIRASINENDPHDRHRNLAKLMFIHMLGYSEKRIGYLGLMLLLDERQEVLMLVTNSLKQDLNHRNQYVVGLVLCALGNICSAEMARDLAPEVERLIQFRDHNIRKKAALCSSRIVRKVPDLAENFVNAASSLLKEKHHGVLITGVQLYYELCTILLIAHISQSMMLQGSQILFFTYSYLSSCVF; translated from the exons ATGCATTCGATTTTTTCCGGTACTCGTCTAAG GGACATGATCAGATCCATAAGAGCGTGCAAAACAGTTGCGAAGGAGCGTGGCGTTGCGAGGAAAGAGTGTGCTGATATCAGAGCATCCATCAATGAAAACGACCCTCACGATAGGCACAGGAACCTCGCCAAGCTCATGTTCATACACATGCTGGGCTACTCGGAGAAGAGGATTGGTTATCTCGGGCTGATGTTGCTTCTTGATGAGAGGCAGGAAGTGTTGATGCTCGTCACGAATTCATTAAAACA AGATCTTAACCACAGGAACCAGTATGTTGTAGGGCTCGTGCTCTGTGCTTTAGGGAATATTTGTTCTGCAGAAATGGCTCGTGATCTTGCGCCTGAAGTAGAGAGATTGATCCAGTTTCGTGACCATAACATCCGTAAGAAG GCGGCACTTTGCTCCTCTAGAATAGTGAGGAAAGTTCCAGATCTTGCAGAGAACTTTGTAAATGCTGCTTCTTCCTTGCTGAAAGAAAAGCATCATGGGGTTCTTATAACAGGAGTTCAACTTTATTATGAACTATGCACGATATTACTAATAGCGCATATCAGCCAGAGTATGATGTTGCAGGGATCACAGATCCTTTTCTTCACATACAGTTACTTAAGCTCCTGCGTGTTTTAG